In one window of Gossypium arboreum isolate Shixiya-1 chromosome 4, ASM2569848v2, whole genome shotgun sequence DNA:
- the LOC108460687 gene encoding uncharacterized protein LOC108460687 translates to MATISKLSNPNPVASLSSSFKPRSSSSPKCFVGFPTRPAFSSKLVSSSSLSSINTHPFRGSLVVRCSLADGNGSSVKTTTLHDLYEKEGQSPWYDNLCRPVTDLLPLIASGVRGVTSNPAIFQKAISSSNAYNDQFRELVQSGKDIESAYWELVVKDIQDACKLFEPIYDQTDGGDGYVSVEVSPRLADDTNGTIEAAKYLHKVVDRPNVYIKIPATAPCIPSIKEVIANGISVNVTLIFSLARYEAVIDAYLDGLEASGLSDLSRVTSVASFFVSRVDTLIDKMLEMIGTPEALDLRGKAAVAQAALAYRLYQKKFSGPRWEALVKKGAKKQRLLWASTSVKNPAYPDTLYVAPLIGPDTVSTMPDQALQAFIDHGTVSRTIDANVSEAEGIYSALEKLGIDWGKVGSQLEDEGVESFKKSFDSLLDTLQEKANTLKFVIS, encoded by the exons ATGGCTACCATTTCCAAGCTCTCTAACCCCAACCCAGTCGCTTCTCTTTCATCATCTTTCAAACCCAGATCTTCTTCATCGCCTAAATGCTTCGTTGGGTTCCCTACCAGGCCTGCTTTCAGCTCTAAGCTGGTTTCATCTTCTAGCTTGTCCTCGATAAACACCCACCCTTTCAGGGGCTCCTTggt TGTCAGGTGTTCTCTTGCTGATGGAAACGGTAGTTCAGTGAAGACGACTACTTTGCATGATCTGTATGAAAAAGAAGGGCAGAGTCCATGGTATGACAACCTTTGCAGGCCAGTGACCGATTTGCTGCCACTGATTGCAAGTGGGGTTAGAGGTGTAACTAGCAACCCAGCG ATTTTCCAGAAAGCTATATCTTCATCAAATGCTTACAATGATCAATTCAG GGAACTTGTGCAATCAGGAAAAGATATCGAAAGTGCTTATTGGGAGTTAGTGGTGAAGGACATCCAAGATGCCTGCAAACTTTTTGAGCCAATCTATGACCAAACAGATGGAGGTGATGGTTATGTTTCTGTTGAGGTTTCTCCCAGACTTGCTGATGATACTAATGGGACCATTGAGGCAGCCAAATATCTTCATAAAGTGGTTGATCGTCCCAATGTGTACATTAAGATCCCTGCAACAGCACCATGCATTCCTTCAATCAAGGAAGTTATTGCGAATGGCATAAGTGTGAATGTCACT CTCATATTTTCGCTTGCTAGATACGAGGCTGTTATTGATGCTTACTTGGACGGCCTTGAGGCTTCTGGGTTGAGTGATCTCTCCAGGGTTACTAGTGTAGCTTCCTTCTTTGTCAGTAGGGTAGATACCCTCATTGACAAAATGCTTGAAATGATTGGAACACCAGAAGCCCTTGATCTCCGAGGAAAG GCTGCTGTAGCTCAAGCAGCCCTGGCATATAGGCTCTACCAGAAGAAATTCTCCGGTCCAAGATGGGAAGCTTTGGTGAAGAAGGGTGCCAAGAAACAGAGGTTGCTCTGGGCCTCAACTAGTGTCAAGAACCCTGCCTACCCTGACACCCTATATGTTGCTCCTCTCATTGGACCTGACACG GTCTCAACCATGCCTGACCAAGCACTCCAAGCCTTTATAGACCACGGCACAGTTTCAAGGACGATTGACGCAAACGTGTCTGAAGCTGAAGGCATCTATAGTGCACTTGAGAAGTTGGGGATTGACTGGGGCAAAGTCGGTTCACAGCTGGAAGACGAGGGAGTGGAGTCTTTCAAGAAGAGCTTTGACAGCCTTCTCGACACATTGCAAGAGAAGGCAAACACTCTTAAATTTGTGATTTCTTAG